The Anabaena sp. PCC 7108 region TGGTTTAGCTTGTATAGCTACGGATGTAGGTGCAGATGGGGAAGTACTGGAAAAAGGTGCTGGTGTAGTTATTAGCACGAAAACAGTGCGATCGCAACTCAGAACCATTTTACCATTGTTCCAAGACCACCCAGAGCTAACAACACTGTTGGGGCAAAAAGCTACAAACCGAGTGTTAGAACGCTATACCCTCAGTAAAAATATCACTCACCTAGAAGAACTTTATGCAAAAATGTTAGCACAGCGACCTGTACCGCTAAGTTGGGGTGCTTAGGAAAAAGCTTTAACAATTTAAAATAGAGTCAAGTCTGTACCTAAAAGATACAGTCAGGTATTTAAATCCTGACTGTGGTAGTATCTCATCGGCTCATTGAAGCTATAGCAACAGACAGGGCAGTTAGGACACCAACGAATGATAAAACACACCAAAAGATTTTTCAGACTGTCATCTGTCACTTCCTGTCACCTGCTATCCATCTAGACCCTTTAATTCCCTATCAGCAAACGGGAATGTGGGATTGAAGATTTACTGTACTATTTTCAGCTAATCTTCAAATCATATTTGAGTATTTATGTCAATTCGTAATATCAATAGCTTTACAAAAATTAAGAAGCTAGTTACAGTTCTTTACATAGAAGATAAACATCTCAAAAAAAAACTGCATCAATACGGTTTTGTTATTGATCACCAAAGGTAAACTAATACCTTTGCTATTCAACTAAAGATTTACCTGTAAAACTGTCCCCATAGTAGTTGTGGTTTCTATGTCAACCGACTTAGTTGCTACCAGAACATTGCATTGACCTTACCTGATTTGTAGTAATAGAAGTTTGAGAATAAGGAGAGTTGATGCGGTTTTTTAACAAAAAAATATCAGCTTCAAAATTCTTATTAGCAAATTTCAACGTAGCTAATTAACAAATAATATTTGGAGATTTCTCTCATGGCTTTAACTATCCAGTCCGCTCAAAGTATTTTCTCCGACACTCAAGTTCCTAGTCAGATTCCAGCAACTATCGCATTATTCGATCAACTCAACGTTGATGACCAACTAGCATATCTATGGTATGCTTACACGGAAATGGGTAAAACAATTACTCCCGCAGCACCTGGAGCAGCACGCTTGCAACTAGCAGAAAGTCTGCTAACTCAAATTAAGCTGATGTCTCCTGAAGATCAAACAAAAGTGATGCGGGATCTTGCTAGTCGTGCTGATACTCCCATCAGCCGTTCCTATGGGTTCTTCAGTGTCAATACCAAGCTGGCTTTCTGGTATGAGTTAGGAGAATTGATGAAAAGTGGTCTTGTCACTCCTATTCCAGCAGGTTATCAAATGTCTCCTGGTGTGAAAGTAGTGCTAGAAGCTACTCAGAAACTTGATCAGGGTCAGCAAATCACTGTACTGCGGAATACCGTAGTTAACATGGGATTCGATACATCTGAACTAGGCCCTAGCAGTTACCCCAAAGCCTCAGCAGAACCAGCATTCCAACGTACAACTCCAGTTATTTCCTCTGTCAAGATTGATGGGATTACAGAACCGGCTGTATTAGGCTACATAGAAGCCATGAATGCAGATAACTTTGATGCGGCTGTGGCGCTATTCACTACCGACGGTGCGCTACAACCTCCATTCCAAAAGCCGATTGTTGGTCTAGAAGCGATCGCTAAATATATGCGTGAAGAAGCTCAAGGACTGAATATGATGCCCCAACAGGGTATTTGTGAAGTCCAACCAGATGGTTCCAAGCAACTGAAAATCACAGGTGTAGTCCAAACTCCTTGGTTCGGTGTGACTGTAGGCATGAATATTGCTTGGCGGTTTTTAATCAATCCCCAAGGTAAGATTTTCTTTGTAGCTATCGATATGTTGGCTTCTCCTCAAGAACTATTAAATCTGCGTCGGGTTTAATCAAATACACATAGGAGGGATGCAGTCTTGCCATCCCCTACCTATGGAACTTCTCTGCAAGGTTTCTGGATGATATAGCAGGTGACAGTCTGAAAACTCTTTTGGTGTCTAGGTTTTATCATCTGTTGGTGTCCTAACCGCCTTGTCTGTTGTTATAGATATTAATTAAATTTTTGGAGATGTTTGGCAAAAAAGCTAACATCTCCACAAGTTTTTCACAATTCACATTTAAATTTAGGAGTATCAACCAAACCAATCAAAAAAAATGTTCTTCATTAACTCATTTTTTACCGGAAAATCAAGACAAGATTCTATAGAGAAAAACTCTTCTAGTGAAGAATCCCAGGAAGTTATGACTTTAGAAGATTTGGTAGAAATTTTAGATAAACTAGATAAATACATACAAACTACATAATTCGGAATTACCAGACTAAGCAGAATATCCGCAAGGTAGTAACACAGCGCGGAATTAAAATTTTACAATAGCAAAAGTCGAAATTCATCCGCCCAACTATTTTGAATTGTTTACTCACCACCCCAAACTCGTAGACTGTTCATAAACACGTTTTAAAGTATTCACATCTCGCACAGAAATAGAAGGTGGTTTGCGAACTTGTGAAAAATACAAAGCATCAGTTTGTAGGGGACTATGACCCCAAATTCCCAAAGCATGACCGATTTCATGGCGTGCAGCAGCTTTCGCAAATTCACCAGTTTGACTAGGACTCAACAAGATAGTAAAACGGTGTAATAAAATATTATTATTAGTGTATGTCTCATAAGTAGTTAAAGCAGAACGCGCACGGGGAATTTTACTATTAGATTCAAGTTGTAAAGGTGGCGCTTTTCTGAAAATTTTAATATCAGCAATTTCCGCTTTCTCAACTACCTCCAAAGGTAAATACACACTCCACTCTTGAACAGCTTGCAAAACATTATTAACCCATAGCTGGGACTGTTCAGCACTTATTTTTGTGGGCGTTTCTATCTTCACCCTTACCGGAAAACTTGACCAAATTAAATAACCAACTTCAGTAGGTGTGATTTTGTCAAAATAATCCCCACTGTTCGTCTTGTTTTCCCAACTTGCGAGGGTTGACGGTAAAGGATGTACTTTTTGGATTAACTTTTCCCCTAAACTATAAGCTGTAGAAATGTTATGGAAAACGCCTCTAGATTTAGAGTTGACAACAGCGCTAGTTTGAAAGTTAGTAAAAATCACTAGCAGTCCCGTCATTATCGCTAAAGTCAGGACTGCTAATAACCGCTGCAAAACTAAGTTTGTTCGGATTTTAAATATGAGGTTTTGGGTAATTTTCCCCATTTTTACTTACTTAGGCAACCAATTGGCGCTCAAAACCACTGTTAAACCCAGAAAAATTACTACTAATGCCCAAGTAATACGATTTAATGTATTTTCTGCACTCTTAGTACTGCTGAACAATTGAGCTTGTCCACCAATTGCACCAATACCATCACCTTTAGGGCTATGCAGCAGCACAAGAATTATTAATCCTAAAGCGGAAAATGCCCAAATACCTTGCACGATGTTAGTAATTGCCATATTAGAAATGTCGTTTATAACAAGTTTGAAAATGGATGAGTTCTTGATTTATCAATCCTGTAGGAGTAAAGCGCATTGCTCAACCTTAAAGACTGTTCTCGTTCCCATATTCTTTTAGAAATGCATTCTAGAAGGCTCTGCCTCAGTGTGACAGTAGAGTCAGAGCCTCTATGATAGCATTCCCAGTCAGACACTGGGAATGAGAGAATGGTCTAAATCCCTACTTCTGAATTCCTGGCTGTTTTACAACCCTATTTGTGCAGGAGTGCGAGTAGGTTTCAAGTCGTATTCTGCTGCTTTAAGGAGCGATCGCCCGGTCATTTCTGTTGGTTGGGGAAGCTGTAAAATATCGAGAATAGTGGGGGCAATGTCGGCTAACTTGCCATCATTTCTCAATTCCACATTTGTTCCATATCCAGGTATTTTGACTTTTTCGCCTTCTACCAAGATCAAAGGAACTGGGTTAGTGGTGTGAGCCGTCCAAGGATTACCCTCATCATCTAGCATATACTCAGCGTTACCATGGTCAGCAGTAATAATTGCTGTGCCGCCAAATTTACCAATGGTGTCCAGGAGACGACCTAAACAGCGATCAACTGTTTCAATAGCTGTAACTGTAGCTGGTATTTGTCCAGTATGCCCTACCATGTCTGGATTGGCATAGTTCATTACTACTAGGGAGTAGATGCCCTTTTTCATCGCTGCGATCGCTACATCTGTCACTGCTTGTGCTGACATTGCCGGTTCTGAGTCATAAGTTGCCACCATCGGACTACTGACTAATTCCCGGTCTTCTCCATCACAAGGTTCCTCTAATCCCCCATTAAAGAAATAGGTGACGTGAGCATATTTTTCAGTTTCCGCAGTCCGAAACTGTTTTAAACCATGATTAGCAATGACTTCCCCTAAAATATTACTCAGATTCTGGGGAGCAAAAGCCACAGATACTGGTAATTCAGGATCGTACTGGGTAAAAGTCACAAAAGACAGCGGCTTAATTTGCTGTCTTTCAAACCCATTAAATTTGGAACTCACAAAGGCTTGTGTCAGTTGTCTAGCGCGATCAGGGCGGAAGTTGAAAAATATGACCCCATCTCCCGGTTCTACTGCGCCAGGGGCAATCCTAACTGGAAGCACAAACTCGTCAGTTATGCCTTCTGCGTAAGATGCTTGTAAGACTTCTACAGCCGTGAGTCCATTACCCGCGCTATCTTGTGTCATCACCTGGTAGGCGCGTTCAACTCGATCCCAACGGTGGTCACGATCCATTGCATAATAGCGACCACTAACGGTTACTATTTGCCCAATTCCAGCCTGATCTATGTAGTCTTGCAGCTGTGTAATTGCTTTGATACCCTCCTTGGGAGGGGTGTCACGTCCATCGGTAATGGCGTGGATACAAACTTGTGAAAGTTGCTGTTCTTTGGCTAAGTCAACTAGTCCAAATAGATGGGTTAGATGAGAATGTACCCCTCCATCAGAACAAAGCCCTACTAAATGCAACTTGCCATTAGATGAGCGAACTTCCTGGCAAATCTTGACAATTGCTGGGTTTAATGCTATTGAACCATCTTCTACTGCATCAGAGATGCGTACTAGTTCTTGAGGCACGACTCGCCCAGCGCCAATATTCAAATGACCAACTTCCGAGTTGCCCATTTGACCTTCTGGCAACCCTACAGCTTTTCCTGATGTGCGGATGGTTGTGTGGGGATAAACTGCCCATAAACTGTCCATGATTGGAGTTTTAGCAGCAGCTATTGCGTTTCCTCGCTTTTCCTCACAGTAGCCCCATCCGTCTAAAATGACTAGCACCACAGGAGCAACAGGTGCTTTGGTCATAGTAAAATTGCCCTTTACTTTTTGTAATATCCGAATGATACCATTGCTAACCACCTCTGGAGGTTAAATTCTGCTGATTAATTTCTCAGGAAAGTTCATCTTCAAAAAATGGAAAAAATTTATTTTTTTCATAGATCCAATTTACGTAAGTCAACGTATTTATATTCTAGAGAATGCAGCTTCTTGAAAAAGTAAGGGCATTAATCCATAAATTTTATCTGTCGCTCCAATCGCACTGGGAGTTAGGGATTGTTAAATAGTAACTATTCCCTAAGTTTTGTATGTGCATCAAGCGATACATTTTATTAGCACAGCGATCGCAGATTAAATATTCTCAAGGAGACACTAAACTCATGGATTTTACAACCCCTCTAACGGTCAAGTCCTCCCGTCGTGGAGTTATAGTGACTGGAGCAATGGCTGGTGTTGCAGGTGCTTTAGGTTTACCACTAATTGCTCAAAAAGCTGAAGCTCAGTCTCTATTTGCTAAAAATGATTTAAAAGTCCTCAACAATGCACTTTACTACGAACATCAGGCCATTTGGGCTTATTCTTTTGCTGCGGGTAACTTAAGCAATACCGAAGTTGGCAAGGCCGTTTTAGCTCTGGCTCTCCGTAACCAAGCTGATCATAAACAGCATCGGGATGTTCTTACTGCTGCTGTCAAAAGTCTGGGAGGAAATCCAGCCAAGGCAGAGGCTAGTTATGATTTGTCATCTTACATCAATAACAACGAAGGTAATGTAGATAGTGATGTGAATATTGCTAAGTTAGCACTGGCTTTAGAGGTAGATGCTGCGATCGCTTATACTCTAGAAGCCGCCAAGCTGAAAACCCCAAAATTAATTACAGTTGGCGCTAGTATCGGTACTACTGAATCTGCCCATGCTGCCGCTATCCGTGCAACTTTTAAAAGTTTGGGTGTAAATATTGAAATCGTCCCCTCAGCTTTTGTCAGTCCAGATAACCGTGAGGCTTGGGTGCTGAAGGTATAATAGCCCTACGAAAAATTAAAAAAGCTGATGACAGAACCCAACCAAATCTCGAAAATGTTGGGTTTCTCTTCCGGAAGATCCTATGCAAACACCTCAATTTTATTCAACTTACACAAACCTATTTTGAATAATTGATGGCTAAATAGTCAGAATGCGATCCCCGGATTTCTCCATCTTCAATTTTCAGGATATTCATCATCCAGAGAAGCACGGAAAAAAAACATACAACCCCCACGAGTTTCAGGTGCGTGCATTGAACCTGGAGTAGAACGAATATAGTCACCTTGACCATATACTTCTTCACCGATGACTAAATCACCCTCCAGCATGAACATTTCCTCAACTCCAGCATGGCAATGAAGAGGATAACGAACACCCGCTGCGGCTCGGAATAAACCACTAACTTCTCGCTTAACTAAATCAGTATGCAATGTAGCTACCATCACACCAGGGAGTCGATATAGTTGCCAATCTAAATCTTGCGATCTTACAAATGAATAAGGTAAACTAATTTCCTCTATTGGCTCAGAAATAGGTAATTCTGAAGAATCACTAATACCAATTTTGTTGAATAGTCGATTTTTTAAATCAGTTGTCATTGGGACTGTGGGAACAGTATAGGAGATAGCAGCTACTGCTTCCTGCAATTCTGCTAATTCCTCTGCTAATTCAGGATATTCAATAATTTTCTCCTCCACTAAATGACGCTCTGGATCATCGATAATATCAAGTGCATATAGTGGAGCTAATTCACAAAAACAGTCATCTTTAGGGTTCATTACTTGTATTGGCAATAATTCTCAATTATATGGCAATCTTTTACTCTGCTAAGTTATACGCCATCAATAGTCAGGATGCTAATTATGACTTAGTTTATTCATTTTTGATTTTTATTTGTTTAGTTTTATTTCCAGACAGCAATAGCAATTCGCAATTTATTTAAACCTAAGCGAATTCGAGTTTTGACTGTACCTACAGATAGCCCACTTTGAGCAGCAATCTGGCTATGGGTTAACCCGTGGTAATATGCCAATTCTATAACTTGCCGTTGTTCTTCTGGGATTTGCTTGAGAGCAGCTATTACCAGGGTTCGACGTTCTGAAATCAATACCTCTTCTATTGGATCTACGCTAACTTTTGCCGATTGGATCTCTACATTGACTGAAGCTATTTTAGTTTTTGCTGTACGTTGTAAATAGCGTAAACGGTCTAAAACTCTACTTCGAGTCATCATCAACAGCCAGGTATCAACTCGTGCTTTATTGGCATCATATTTTTCAGCAATTCGCCATACCTGAGAAAAAACATCCAAAACCACTTCTTCGCTTTCTTCAACTGATCCTAAACTCTTGAAAGCAATAGCATAAATGATTTGTGCATAGCGATCATATAACTGTGATAGTGCAGAATGATCCTGTTGAACAATTCGCTTCAACAGAGTTGATTCATCAAGACTGATTTTCTCGTCTTCTGAAGGGAGTGACATCCTTATTTAAGCGCTAATTATGTTCCAGCAGTAAAAACTAACCACAGTGTATTGTAATATCCATGTTCAACTTTTAGTCTTGAGAGGAATACTTAGGTACAAAATTTTTTTAATTCTCGAATAGATGGGGAACGATCCACAAAAAATCATGTATCGTCCCGCAGTTAGTCGTTAAGAAATTAATTGCAGTAGCTAATTTACTTCTGCTTTGCTCCAGCTTTAGCAGCTTTAGCGGCTTTTTTCGCGGCTTTTTCGGCTTCTATCGCTGCTAACTTAGCTAGTTCTTTCTCCTCAGCAATTTTGTTGAGATAGTAATGGTAATCTCCCAAATAAACCCGGAATTCACCATCACGAATTTCCACAATTTTGTTAGCTACCTGAGAGATAAAATAACGGTCATGGGAAACTACAATCGCTGTACCATCATAGTTTTGCAAAGATTCTTCCAACATTTCCTTAGCTGGAATATCTAAGTGGTTTGTCGGCTCATCTAAAATGAGTAAATTTGCTGGACGTAAAAGCATTTTTGCCAATGCTAAACGAGCTTTTTCTCCCCCACTTAAAGCGGCAACTTTCTTAAATACAGTATCACCAGCAAATAAAAATCTTCCCAACAATGTGCGGACTTCTTCGTTTGTCCAGTCAGGAACTTCATCATGGATAGTTTCCATGACGGTTTTATTCAAGTCTAAAGCTTCGGCTTGGTTCTGCTCAAAGTAGCCAGGAATAACGTTATGATCGCCTAATTTTACTATTCCTTCTGTGGGTGGTTCTGCACCCATAATAATTTTCAACAGGGTGGATTTACCAGCACCATTGGGACCGAGAAAGGCGATTCTATCTCCTCTTTCAATTAAGAGATTTGCCGCCAAAAATAAAATTTTATCCCCATAAATATGGGTTAAATCTTTAATTTCCACCACTTCTCGACCGCTGCGAGGTGCGGGGGGAAAACGGAAATGTAGAGTTCTCACACCGGCTATCGGTGCTTCGATGCGTTCAATTTTGTCTAGCTGTTTTTCCCGGCTTTTTGCTTGGGTACTGCGGGTTGCACTAGCGCGAAATCGGTCTACAAAGGTTTGCTGTTTTTCTATTTCTTTTTGTTGACGTTCAAAGGCACTTAATTGTGCTGATTGATTTTCAGCTTTTTGTTCCAGGTATGAGGAGTAATTACCGAGGTATGTACTAGAAACACCACGTTCAGTTTCGACAATTTGATTGCAGAGGCGGTCAAGAAACTCCCGGTCATGGGACACTATCACCATCGGGGTAATGAGTCCTCTGAGGTAATTTTCTAACCACTCAATGGTTTCTAAGTCCAGATGGTTTGTCGGTTCGTCCAGTAGCAATAAGTCTGGCTTTTGTAAAAGGATTTTACCCAAACTCATCCGCATTTGCCAACCACCGGAAAAAGCACTTACTAAGCGATCGCTATCCTCTACCTGAAATCCCATTTCTGGTAAAATCTTGCCAATGCGAGCATCTAAGTTGTAGCCATCTAACGCTTCAAATTGCCGCTGTAAGCGATCTAATTTGTGGATTAGTTCGTCCAATTCCTCTGGATTCGCTGTTTCCATTTCTTGCGGGATGTGTGTTAAAGCCATTTGTACTTCGTTGGCTTCTTTAAACACAGTCCAAAATTCTTCTCTGACCGTGCGGGTAGGGTCTACCTCAAACTCTTGATTGAGATAAGCTATGTGTAAGCTATTAGGACGAATAATTTCACCAGCGGTGGGTTCTATTTCCCCAGAGATGATTTTCAATTGTGTGGACTTTCCCGCACCGTTAACACCGACTAAGCCAATGCGATCGCCTGGTTTGACTTCCCAGTTGACATCTTTAAGAACTTCGCCTGTAGGATAAATTTTACTTATATGTTCTAATCTTAGCATGAAGTGTCTCTCAGGTAGGGGATAGGTGATTGGGAGGAAGAGCTAACGCCGTTTTCAATCTTAACAAAATTTAACTACAAATTTACAGCAGAGATTTGAGAAAATCAGGGAGAAACTTTGGCTGTAATTTAAACATCCAGAAGAATTTAGGAGTAAGTAGGGGTTTAACACTGCTAAACCTACAGGAATAAAACTACCTTTGTAGCTGATTTTGGTTTAACTAATTCTGGGGGTTTAAGTAAAGAGCAACTAAAAGCAGCAAGTATGCTAAACGGTCTCTAAATCTTCGTTACAAAACTTAATTATATATCCCCAGTCAGACCGGAGACACTATTACAAATTACAAATTAATTACACCTACTTGGTGGGTAATTACGATATTAATGATTATTATTGCTATTGTTGCTAAAGGGATTGCTTGTACATCAGCAGTGAAATTAGCTGGAGAAAATTGGTGTCAATCGACAACAATTAGGGTGCTGATCAATGCTCACGGTTGAATAGAGTTAATTATCCTCAATATTGGAATTGAATAAGGTATAATTACCATCTTATTCACTATCATGGTAATTGTGAGTATACTGATGGTATTTCCACTCGTAAACATTTTATTACACAATACAAATTACCAACAACTATTTGCTGTATTAGAATAGAGATACATATATAATTAGATATTATCAATTTATTGCTTGATGAGATTAGTTGAAATTAATTATTTCTATTTTTAACGGAAATTTATAGTTATAACCTTGTTTTAATTAACATTTAACTTTTTTGAGGGCAGTTCAAGCGTTATTAATACAAAAATTGAGATAGAAGACTCCTAAAATATAGATATTACAGAGTTTATCTTGGCCTAGCTAAGGTATGAGTCATTTTTTGATTAGCGAGGTAAATAATCACCATAATTTTTTACCCGGTTTCTAGAATAAGTAACAATAATTAACACAATAAATGTGTAGAATACACCCTGAGGATGTTGAACAAGGTTGACATTTTGTCGCGGTTTCAAGAATCATCTTAGGGAACCCGGATAGTCTGTTGAGAGGAAACTATGCACACAGTTATTCTAGTCCTGGTTGAGGTGCTAATTGTTATTGGAATGTCACGGCTAGTAGGCTTGGTATTTCGTTCAATTAAGCAACCATTGGTAATTGGTGAGATTGTTGCCGGCATTATGCTCGGTCCATCTTTATTCGGTTTGATTGCTCCTGATCTAGCAGCTAGTGTGTTTCCACCAGAAACAATTCCTTTCCTGAATGTTTTATCTCAGGTAGGACTGATATTTTTCATGTTTTTGATTGGTTTGGAGCTAAATCCCAAATATCTCAGCGGTAACTTACAAGCAGCCGTGCTGATTTCAAATATCAGCATTATTGTTCCTTTTTCTCTAGCAACGATTTTATCTTTGCTGCTTTATCCCCTGGTTTCTAATGGGACTGTCTCCTTCACCGCCTTCGCATTATTTTTAGGGGCGGCGATGTCAATTACAGCTTTTCCTGTGTTGGCGCGAATTATTACCGAGAATAATTTACAGGGAACACGTTTGGGAACATTAGCATTAACTTGTGCCGCCGTTGACGATGTGACAGCATGGTGTATTTTAGCCGTAGCGATCGCAGTTGCTCGCAATGGTAGTATCGATCAAAAAGCAGTCCTGACTATTATTGAAAGCTTACTCTACATAGGTTTTATGTTTACAGTCGGGCGTTGGTTTCTCCAACGTCTAGTTACTCATTACCGACGTGCTGGACGTTTGAGCCAATTTGTTCTGGCTTTAATTTATATGGGAGTTGTGGCTTCTGCTCTCATTACCGAATTTATTGGCATTCACCTAATTTTTGGTGCATTTTTATTAGGAGCAGTCATGCCTAAAAATGCCGAATTAGTCAGAGAATTAGCCATAAAAACGGAAGACTTCGTCTTAATTTTTTTGCTACCAATATTTTTCGCCTACAGTGGTTTACGGACGCAAATTGGTTTACTCAACCGTCCTGAATTATGGCTGCTGTGTGCATTAGTTTTAGGAGTAGCGATCGCAGGCAAGTATATTGGTGCTTATGTAGCTGCTCGCATCAGCGGTATTAACAAACGAGAAGCTTCCGCCCTCGGTTGGATGATGAATACTCGTGGTTTAACTGAACTAATAGTATTAAATATTGGTTTAGAATTGGGCGTAATTACACCATTGCTGTTTACCATGCTGGTAGTTATGGCTTTAGTAACCACATTTATGACCTCACCATTGCTGGAATGGACATATCCAAAACGCCTCATCAAATTGGATGTGGTAGAGCCAGAAACAGAAGAGGAAACAGATATAAGTGCTATAGTTAGTAGCGAATCTTACGTTAAAGCCTACCGCATCTTAGTACCAGTAGCGAATCCTAGTACACAAAAAGGGTTACTACAGTTAGCAGTAGCATTAGCGCAGCCTAACTCTGGCATCGCTCTTAACCATCGACAGCCATCTATTATCAATCCTCTCAGTCTCATTGAACTAGAAGAAGACTACGGTTTTCAAAGTACCCCAACCGAAGCTAACCGACTAATTGCCGAGCGTCACCAGCAGCTAGAAGAATTAATTAACACCTTAGAACCACTGACAACACACTCGAATATACATCCCATTGTTCGCATATCCAGCAATGTCGCTAGAGAAACAGCCCAGATTGCTCAAATCGAACAACCAGATTTAATTCTGGTGGGATGGCATCGTCCAGCTTTTAGTAATAATCGTTTAGGTGGACGAGTTGGACAAATTCTGACTACCGCACCAGTAGATGTGGCCGTATTTGTAGACAGAGGAAGTGAACGCTTAGAAAGTTTACTAGTTCCCTACTCTGCAAATATCCATGATGATTTAGCACTTATACTCGCTCTGCGGCTGTTGATTCATCGTGATACTTGTATGTTGCAGATTTTACAAGTTTTATCAGGAAATCACTCCCAAGATGATTTAAGTTATGAACTACAAGCAATGATTAGGCAATTACCATCTCATGTCAGCGATCGCATTGAAATCAACACTGTCACCGCACCAGAACCTATGCAAGCCGTAGTTTCTGCCTCTGAAAATGTTGATTTAACCATTGCTGGTACTAGTCGCGCTTGGGGTATTGAAAGACAAACTCTAGGACGATACACAGATGAACTAGCAATAAAATGCCGTTCTTCACTACTCATTACCCGTCGTTATAGTCAAGTTACCTCTCATCTCAGTACCCTACTCTCGGAAGTTAACAGCCAAGAAATAATTCATAACTCGTAATTTGTAATTGGATGCAAAGAATCCTAGGTTGGGTTTTAGCAATATCTTATAGGGTATAAAATAAAACCCAACAAATATAGAAAAATGTTGGGTTTTGTTCCATTCCTCCGAGGTAGCAAACTACCATAACCGCCAAGGTACTTAATGTCATTTCCCCCTAATCCTTGACTTCATCTGTTGTGTATTAGGTAATTCATTCTCATCACCCATCATCAATAATGAACAACTTCAACTTCAAATCTTTAGCGATATCTGGAATAGCGATCGCTTTAGCCCTCATCTTATTCAAAACTGTCACTGCTTATGGCACAAATAATTTACACGCTACGAGTCTTATTCACAGTCTTTATCGTCTCACCCTAGTCAAAAACTTACCAAACTGTGAACAGACAAACCCTCTGATATTAAATATTCAACAGTCTGGTATTTATCTCAATGCCTCTCTGCTACCAGCTAATACAAACGCAGATACTGAGAAAAAGTTTACTCTTACAGGTAAATTACAAAATCAAGAATTACATTTATCTGGAAAAATGGACTACTCAAATCTTTGTTCTCTTCCTGCTTCCCAGAATAGTTTAATACAAACTATCACCATTCAAATGCCAGCAGTTGATAAACCTAATATTTCCGGTCAAATAAATATCAATGGCAATCCCACAATTTTAGAATTTACTGCTTTACCAGAAACTGAAAAAACTCCCAAATCGAATAGCCACTAATACTATTTCCTATCATGTTTGGGTCAAAA contains the following coding sequences:
- a CDS encoding ABC-F family ATP-binding cassette domain-containing protein; the encoded protein is MLRLEHISKIYPTGEVLKDVNWEVKPGDRIGLVGVNGAGKSTQLKIISGEIEPTAGEIIRPNSLHIAYLNQEFEVDPTRTVREEFWTVFKEANEVQMALTHIPQEMETANPEELDELIHKLDRLQRQFEALDGYNLDARIGKILPEMGFQVEDSDRLVSAFSGGWQMRMSLGKILLQKPDLLLLDEPTNHLDLETIEWLENYLRGLITPMVIVSHDREFLDRLCNQIVETERGVSSTYLGNYSSYLEQKAENQSAQLSAFERQQKEIEKQQTFVDRFRASATRSTQAKSREKQLDKIERIEAPIAGVRTLHFRFPPAPRSGREVVEIKDLTHIYGDKILFLAANLLIERGDRIAFLGPNGAGKSTLLKIIMGAEPPTEGIVKLGDHNVIPGYFEQNQAEALDLNKTVMETIHDEVPDWTNEEVRTLLGRFLFAGDTVFKKVAALSGGEKARLALAKMLLRPANLLILDEPTNHLDIPAKEMLEESLQNYDGTAIVVSHDRYFISQVANKIVEIRDGEFRVYLGDYHYYLNKIAEEKELAKLAAIEAEKAAKKAAKAAKAGAKQK
- a CDS encoding cation:proton antiporter; translated protein: MHTVILVLVEVLIVIGMSRLVGLVFRSIKQPLVIGEIVAGIMLGPSLFGLIAPDLAASVFPPETIPFLNVLSQVGLIFFMFLIGLELNPKYLSGNLQAAVLISNISIIVPFSLATILSLLLYPLVSNGTVSFTAFALFLGAAMSITAFPVLARIITENNLQGTRLGTLALTCAAVDDVTAWCILAVAIAVARNGSIDQKAVLTIIESLLYIGFMFTVGRWFLQRLVTHYRRAGRLSQFVLALIYMGVVASALITEFIGIHLIFGAFLLGAVMPKNAELVRELAIKTEDFVLIFLLPIFFAYSGLRTQIGLLNRPELWLLCALVLGVAIAGKYIGAYVAARISGINKREASALGWMMNTRGLTELIVLNIGLELGVITPLLFTMLVVMALVTTFMTSPLLEWTYPKRLIKLDVVEPETEEETDISAIVSSESYVKAYRILVPVANPSTQKGLLQLAVALAQPNSGIALNHRQPSIINPLSLIELEEDYGFQSTPTEANRLIAERHQQLEELINTLEPLTTHSNIHPIVRISSNVARETAQIAQIEQPDLILVGWHRPAFSNNRLGGRVGQILTTAPVDVAVFVDRGSERLESLLVPYSANIHDDLALILALRLLIHRDTCMLQILQVLSGNHSQDDLSYELQAMIRQLPSHVSDRIEINTVTAPEPMQAVVSASENVDLTIAGTSRAWGIERQTLGRYTDELAIKCRSSLLITRRYSQVTSHLSTLLSEVNSQEIIHNS